A single Plasmodium knowlesi strain H genome assembly, chromosome: 13 DNA region contains:
- a CDS encoding inner membrane complex suture component, putative, protein MNHSDAASRGEYEALVEGVDPMGNRSIGAHDMTCGSINIREDPTEQVPMGTPLTYVVGNAGEHIGGNHPGRGYLERGSHLEGSHHVGSYTKYDHAHENKRIHTDNKYSAYFFAYILFLSICMICYLYHGNYARILYGTNYNGKICGKDMKNHSYLYFPLSPKLSKMEILNKYGKCLESCPTSDEANKMKKEKDGEKTNHSGNADMKEKATYFDNPLFSTSSSSYSSLFVKKKSEQIMDKQGNKATNVVYSDYTKSKNNNLYVEYSLISPYYDTVNIMNICYPLDRRLREKVLNVVFTDRYNVFVNLFSFNNSFMYMFVFIVLSLLVCVLYLCCMYYLSSLSLHLALFLFSFSMLFYPLYFIHKHLYLLFHPIKGAFFSYHYSVSIFVCFGLLAHGVIFLFVLYLYRNTYKYTHRLITITLDFINSMSNLLYSPCIISAASVVWFLLWMYGYINVMTAGTLHEQRLNLELDSNGNSEIVSLQKVFHYFRSSYIFSIFWIYTYFFVCEILQSLNQFTISYLGAVWYFCDKDSLNYKLSAQATMKTILNYHLGSLILSSFINLWTKYLRVLFFWVNSTLSLPFFYSESIYKLKERFALFLRPISHLIDTHTMAAYCEISMTSYPYGLACSTSSKKLINSTSPAASLHGITYIVNIIFPCLTTLGVTFLSFNIFNNFERYGNLFSPSFVPNPFFAALTIGVLCGMITSHFITMVSTLADTILYCFICECYQKQMIDENPLRTVFTPPLLKELILEIYQEYSTRP, encoded by the exons ATGAACCACAGTGACGCGGCGAGCAGAGGGGAGTACGAGGCCCTGGTGGAGGGGGTAGACCCGATGGGAAACAGAAGCATAGGCGCACATGACATGACGTGTGGGAGCATAAATATTAGGGAGGATCCTACTGAACAAGTACCAATGGGCACACCCCTAACATATGTCGTTGGAAATGCAGGCGAACACATCGGTGGGAATCACCCCGGAAGGGGTTACCTGGAAAGGGGGAGTCATCTTGAAGGAAGTCACCATGTAGGAAGTTACACAAAATATGACCACGCTCATGAGAACAAGAGAATTCACACAGATAATAAATATAGTGCGTACTTTTTTGCCTACATTTTATTCCTCTCCATCTGTATGATCTGTTACCTGTACCATGGAAACTACGCGCGCATATTGTATGGGACCAATTACAATGGAAAAATTTGTGGGAAAGACATGAAGAATCATTCGTATTTGTACTTCCCCTTGTCTCCTAAATtatccaaaatggaaatactGAACAAATATGGGAAATGTCTGGAGTCGTGCCCCACATCGGATGAggcaaataaaatgaagaaggaaaaagatggagaaaaaacaaaccaTAGTGGCAATGCAgacatgaaagaaaaggcaaCTTATTTTGATAATCCTCTCTTCTCcacttcatcctcctcctattcctccctttttgtaaaaaaaaaatcagaacaGATTATGGACAAACAAGGAAACAAAGCAACGAACGTGGTGTACAGCGATTACAcgaaaagtaaaaacaaCAATTTGTACGTAGAATATTCTTTGATTTCCCCCTACTACGATACGGTCAATATTATGAACATATGCTATCCATTGGATAGGAGATTACGAGAGAAGGTTTTAAATGTAGTGTTTACAGATAGATACAATGTGtttgttaatttattttcatttaacaATTCCTTCATGTACATGTTTGTTTTTATtgttctttctcttcttgtGTGTGTTCTTTACTTGTGTTGTATGTACTACTTGTCTTCCCTCAGTCTACACTTAGCGCTATTTCTTTTCAGCTTCTCCATGTTATTTTATCCACTATACTTTATTCACAAGCATTTGTACCTCCTGTTTCATCCCATTAAGGgagcctttttttcttatcactACTCAGTGTCAATTTTTGTGTGCTTTGGTTTACTAGCTCATGGAgttatcttcctcttcgtctTGTACTTGTACAGAAATACAtacaaatacacacacagGTTAATTACTATCACTTTGGACTTTATCAATAGTATGTCCAATCTGCTTTACTCGCCTTGCATCATTTCGGCTGCTTCGGTTGTCTGGTTTCTCCTGTGGATGTATGGATACATTAATGTAATGACTGCCGGGACGCTTCACGAGCAGagg CTAAACTTAGAACTAGACTCTAATGGAAACAGCGAGATTGTGTCCCTGCAGAAGGTCTTCCACTACTTCAGGAGCTCGTACATCTTTTCCAT ATTCTGGATATACACGTACTTCTTCGTGTGTGAAATACTGCAATCCCTCAACCAGTTCACCATAAGTTATTTAG GGGCTGTCTGGTACTTCTGCGACAAGGATAGCCTCAACTACAAGCTCAGTGCCCAAGCTACCATGA AGACAATACTGAATTATCACTTAGGAAGTTTGATCCTATCGAGCTTTATCAACTTATGGACGAAGTACCTGCGGGTGCTGTTCTTTTGGGTGAATAGCACTTTATCCTTGCCCTTCTTCTATAGCGAGTCGATTTACAAGTTGAAGGAGCGGTTCG CTCTTTTCTTAAGACCCATTTCGCATTTAATTGACACGCACACGATGGCTGCATACTGCGAG ATTTCCATGACCTCGTACCCATATGGACTGGCCTGTAGCACTTCGTCCAAAAAGTTAATAAACTCGACATCGCCAGCGGCATCATTGCATGGG ATAACCTACATTGTTAACATCATATTCCCGTGTCTCACAACCCTAGGGGTGACATTTCTCTCCTtcaat ATTTTCAACAATTTTGAGCGATACGGAAATTTGTTCTCCCCCAGTTTTGTCCCCAACCCTTTTTTTGCGGCGCTC ACGATCGGAGTGCTTTGCGGGATGATAACTTCCCATTTCATCACCATGGTGTCCACTCTCGCGGATACCATCCTCTACTGTTTTATATGCGAGTGCTACCAGAAGCAGATGATCGATGAGAATCCACTAAGGACAGTATTCACTCCGCCACTTTTGAAGGAGTTAATTTTGGAGATATATCAGGAGTATAGCACTCGgccatga
- a CDS encoding 60S ribosomal protein L14, putative: MPRVELTEEEKQNIQNKDLLFKRFVEPGRLCLIEYGPYAGKLCFIVDIVTLTRVIVDGAFITGVPRMVIPLKRLKLLKERIKINKNCKTGFLHKTIKSTNIIGEFKKSNLGKKLAIKKKRDLATDYERFQIYHAKRELKKKMNVLKSKKDSSNKGDNKKKAKKVKKAMKN; encoded by the exons ATGCCACGAGTCGAGCTgacagaggaagaaaaacagaacaTCCAAAACAAGGATCTCCTCTTTAAGAGGTTTGTTGAGCCAGGAAGGCTGTGCCTCATCGAATATGGCCCCTATGCGGGAAAG CTCTGCTTCATCGTGGATATCGTGACGCTGACCCGAGTCATCGTCGATGGAGCCTTCATCacagg CGTGCCCCGAATGGTCATACCCCTGAAGAGGCTGAAACTattaaaggaaagaataaaaatcaacaaaaattgcaaaacgGGATTCCTCCACAAGACTATAAAGAGCACCAACATCATAGGAGAGTTTAAAAAATCCAacttaggaaaaaaattggctattaaaaagaagagagaCTTGGCAACCGACTATGAACGCTTCCAGATATATCATGCCAAGAgagaattgaaaaagaagatgaatGTTCTTAAGAGTAAGAAGGACAGTAGCAATAAGGGAGACAACAAGAAGAAGGCCAAGAAGGTTAAGAAGGCCATGAAGAACTAA
- a CDS encoding succinyl-CoA ligase [ADP-forming] subunit beta, putative — MMNLRRETNFILKLRRSMGHCTSIKNGRDKWTGRSGMTNHHILTTKRHLSIHEYLSIDLLRKNMIPCAQGYAAKTPEEAEEKALELQSLCGDVDLVIKAQILSGGRGVGYFKENNFEGGVHICRNSTEVKEIASKMLNNTLVTKQTGEEGKKCNTVFICERFYIRKERYVAFLLDRSSDGIVLLGSSMGGSSIEEISKKNPEAIHKMNIDVQNGFSTGQAREFCENIGFKNTELDIATDIIANLYKIFKRYDCTLLEINPFSETNDGRVLCCDAKLNFDDNAEYRQKEIFLQRDLSQENAEEIQAKKFNLNYVSLDGNIACMVNGAGLAMATLDLIVLHKGSPSNFLDVGGGATEDEITEALRIINNNAKAKVCFINILGGIMRCDIIARGIIKAFKDTAFTKPLIVRLEGTNQDEAEELLRQSGIKCIFCQDMNLAAQKSVAMANIIEAAARADVQVAFT; from the coding sequence atgatgaacCTGAGGAGGGAAACGAATTTCATTCTGAAGCTGAGGAGGAGCATGGGGCACTGTACAtccataaaaaatgggagagaCAAGTGGACAGGCCGTTCAGGAATGACCAACCACCACATCTTGACAACTAAACGACATTTAAGCATTCACGAATATTTGTCAATAGATTTGTTACGCAAGAATATGATTCCATGTGCACAAGGATACGCAGCGAAAACACCAGAAGAAGCGGAGGAGAAGGCATTGGAGTTGCAAAGCCTCTGTGGAGACGTAGATTTAGTGATAAAAGCGCAGATACTGagtggaggaagaggagtaGGGTACTTTAAAGAGAACAATTTCGAAGGAGGAGTTCACATTTGTCGCAACAGTAcagaagtgaaagaaataGCATCGAAGATGCTAAACAACACATTGGTGACCAAGCAGACAggggaggagggaaaaaagtgcAACACAGTTTTTATATGCGAGCGTTTTTacataaggaaggaaaggtatGTTGCTTTTCTATTGGACCGAAGTTCTGACGGGATAGTTCTGCTTGGATCATCCATGGGAGGTTCTTCTATTGAGGAAATTAGCAAAAAGAATCCCGAGGCTatacacaaaatgaacataGATGTACAAAACGGCTTCAGTACTGGTCAGGCACGcgaattttgtgaaaatattGGGTTCAAGAATACCGAATTAGATATCGCCACAGATATAATAGCGAAtttgtataaaatttttaagcgTTACGATTGTACGTTGCTTGAAATAAATCCATTTTCCGAGACGAACGATGGTAGAGTTCTCTGTTGTGATGCCAAACTCAATTTTGATGACAACGCGGAATACCGACAGAAGGAGATATTTCTGCAGAGGGATCTCTCACAAGAAAATGCGGAAGAAATACAAGCGAagaaatttaatttaaattatgTTTCTCTCGATGGAAACATTGCTTGTATGGTGAATGGAGCAGGGTTAGCCATGGCTACTTTAGACCTCATCGTACTTCATAAGGGATCCCCCTCTAATTTTTTGGATGTTGGTGGTGGGGCAACCGAGGATGAAATTACAGAGGCCTTAAGGATTATTAACAATAACGCCAAGGCAAAGGTATGCTTCATTAATATTTTGGGGGGCATTATGAGGTGTGATATTATTGCCAGAGGAATTATCAAGGCATTTAAAGATACTGCTTTTACGAAGCCTCTGATTGTTAGGCTGGAGGGTACAAACCAGGACGAGGCGGAGGAGCTACTCCGTCAGTCGGGTATCAAGTGCATTTTTTGCCAGGACATGAACCTCGCCGCGCAGAAGAGCGTGGCCATGGCGAATATTATTGAGGCCGCCGCGCGCGCTGACGTGCAGGTAGCCTTTACGTGA
- a CDS encoding mitogen-activated protein kinase 1, putative, with the protein MKKEGQQSKDEQVDECVLKKYDIVRKIGKGAYGIVYKAKCKRNRKIVAVKKIFGAFQNSTDAQRTFREIMFLYQLNGHDNIITLMDVIKAKNDNDIYLVFDYMETDLHEVIKADLLEEIHKRYIIYQLLRALKYIHSGMLLHRDIKPSNILLNSECHIKVGDFGLARSISTELSENKIPVLTDYVATRWYRAPEILLGSTNYTEGVDMWSLGCIMAELLLGRPLFRGNSTMNQLEKIIQLIGKPTKKDMEDIKSPFTDTIISSFVDIKRKNFSDIFSKASVEALDLLKQLLQFNPTKRISAENALKHKYVEQFHSIIDEPVCRHIITIPVDDSTKYRVSFYRNIVYYDIMRRKKYHPGGRSFEGSGKSAGQVADHVREPADTPLHQNITKDESPGKPRQQDQQKEETIPSSSSTNKGNMQSTTPPQMEEDGTRITSHRGKCAPKIRSTQSIHDEKSTKRQPKKSDKRERAAERRNGNATAHPNEKHYYEVPGEGKTGNAHDGYLYKEMRNAQGESREIRTKTSNGDATRKLHEWSNERGQVVASATSVNVTRRNDDKGGSMGERRVDAKTANVIRGERMVRIVNRTTGRMVRSHFVNAADVEAVKHDHPRIQSITPQKKETVKWRKRGGDAGAMAKRVDFCGAHCHDVTGKRSSPKKKKKKKKKVHRNNVLPSYTTYRQNCSFAFSLFTFPF; encoded by the coding sequence atgaagaaggagggACAACAAAGCAAAGACGAGCAGGTAGACGAATGTGTACTCAAGAAATACGACATCGTgagaaaaataggaaaaggaGCATACGGGATAGTGTACAAAGCCAAGTGTAAAAGGAACCGAAAAATTGTCgcggtgaaaaaaatttttggtgCTTTCCAAAACTCAACAGATGCGCAAAGGACATTCAGAGAAATTATGTTCCTCTATCAATTGAATGGACATGATAATATCATCACCCTCATGGATGTGATAAAAGCAAAGAATGACAACGACATTTACTTGGTGTTCGATTATATGGAGACTGATTTACACGAAGTTATAAAGGCAGATCTCTTGGAAGAAATTCATAAAAGGTATATTATTTATCAGCTATTGAGAGCATTAAAGTATATCCACTCAGGAATGCTTCTCCATCGTGATATAAAACCTTCAAACATTTTATTGAACTCCGAATGCCATATAAAAGTTGGAGACTTTGGATTGGCGAGAAGTATATCTACAGAACtcagtgaaaataaaattccagTCTTAACTGATTACGTTGCTACAAGGTGGTACAGAGCCCCGGAAATTCTTTTAGGAAGTACCAACTACACTGAAGGGGTGGATATGTGGTCTCTTGGATGCATCATGGCGGAGCTCCTACTTGGTAGACCTCTCTTTAGGGGAAACTCCACAATGAACcaacttgaaaaaattattcaactTATTGGAAAGCCAACGAAAAAAGACATGGAAGATATAAAATCTCCTTTCACAGATAccattatttcttctttcgttGATATAAAGCGAAAGAATTTTTcagacattttttccaaggcTTCCGTGGAGGCACTTGACCTTCTCAAACAACTTCTGCAATTCAATCCCACCAAACGGATCAGCGCAGAGAACGCTCTAAAACACAAGTACGTTGAGCAATTCCACTCCATTATTGATGAACCCGTGTGCAGACACATCATTACCATCCCGGTGGATGATAGTACCAAGTACCGAGTGAGCTTCTACAGAAATATTGTCTACTACGACATTATGCGCAGGAAGAAGTATCACCCTGGTGGGCGCAGTTTTGAGGGGAGCGGAAAATCCGCTGGTCAGGTGGCGGACCATGTCAGAGAACCGGCAGATACTCCTCTCCATCAGAATATCACCAAGGACGAGTCACCTGGAAAACCCCGTCAACAGGATCAACAGAAGGAGGAGACGATTCCCTCGTCTTCTAGTACCAACAAGGGGAATATGCAGTCAACCACACCGCCCCAAATGGAGGAAGACGGGACGAGGATAACTTCACACAGAGGAAAATGTGCCCCCAAAATTAGGAGCACACAAAGTATACATGATGAGAAATCCACCAAACGGCAACCTAAGAAGAGCGACAAAAGAGAGCGCGCCGCGGAGAGGCGCAACGGGAATGCAACTGCACATCCGAATGAGAAGCATTACTACGAAGTACCTGGTGAAGGTAAAACTGGCAATGCACACGATGGTTATCTCTACAAAGAGATGAGAAACGCGCAAGGGGAAAGTAGGGAAATTAGGACCAAGACTTCTAACGGAGATGCAACAAGGAAGCTCCACGAATGGTCCAATGAGAGGGGACAAGTGGTTGCCTCAGCAACTTCCGTCAATGTAACCAGAAGGAACGATGATAAGGGCGGGAGTATGGGGGAGAGAAGGGTGGACGCCAAAACTGCGAACGTAATCAGGGGAGAGCGCATGGTCCGCATTGTAAACAGAACTACAGGCAGAATGGTGAGGAGCCACTTTGTGAACGCGGCTGACGTGGAGGCGGTAAAACATGACCATCCTAGAATACAATCAATTACTCCCCAGAAGAAGGAAACGGTCAAGTGGAGGAAAAGAGGGGGTGACGCGGGTGCCATGGCAAAACGTGTTGACTTTTGCGGGGCCCACTGCCACGACGTCACAGGTAAGAGAAgctctccaaaaaaaaaaaaaaaaaaaaaaaaaaaagtccatcGAAACAATGTCCTTCCCTCATATACAACATATAGGCAAAATTGTTCTTTCgccttttcacttttcacttttcccttttaa
- a CDS encoding surface-related antigen SRA, putative gives MFWIVKRRAFTFTFLSYISFVYSDKAVNVGNPVAGGLSGGLVNGLTSGFTNTVHHPGAGGGLNMQTCQSAGCSSYKNITHNDSGDCLNGFICKKCKRTHAKNPSICFYSSLQGYENLYEAHLEDFTQATPYDNFNIPLDNSSGVQKNRKEESTHSDKETTSSGKSGSNERDSYLEGEDDDGEKGKLQSLDKSDKTGRNRYMKEEDDNDEEESDVEEDDQTDEEDEDDEKGKRGGSKGGNFSQEKKKGTSNFHADSEVESFLQKSPDHVHKKVKLHNLAEKGRREKSSKSRPKKMQDDFSSLLETHMHLRNKEVKHNSGMFEFASSSASLERASPNAYSFPYDYYSFAQSKNSKEKIVYKRLKINLNKHEKYFKSKLNKCYVGEDGIATLYVKVLLQIVKDKNDIYVDVSRRSASSNIAPASGGQRGNGGNKTKGVSQSGEEDDNDDEEDSEESESDEYMRMSRGAKSGGGYNYSSDTETDGTVNKYAYVEVHNVQMNGGEDEQMNKRTKEQMNRGTDQQTNEPQSFYQVNEDMDGDSMGNYYKSRSGFFKSIFNRVFKKKGDSDDDTGGEDEETDEESHGKKKRRWKFPWKRRSGKNKQLQGGDEEDDESEDESRSSRRSSGRKRRFFGRSNREEDNNDDNQEDDEEEDEESTGRKGKGNDKGKDNKQGKGGKGGIYNRNSSKVATLFTKIKRKIIPIKQKLHIEAFFNSIIVKSCRNALKWEGNMFRKQSLVEMTVKVPVKMKYIQKEPLHFFRSGYEVILTCRNCEEVLFNSCVQVYCTKTPSKAEQVVEHHNGHATGGAVGNASSVGTGVVATGALAAGALAAGALATGTVAKGTTSESSHLYSSSPSDFSPIFMFDYNGQHFPGNVNTQTDDYSGEVHVYISYTVILATVMLVLLV, from the exons ATGTTTTGGATCGTAAAGAGGAGGGCCTTCACGTTCACCTTCCTTTCATACATCAGCTTCGTGTATTCAGACAAGGCGGTTAACGTAGGTAACCCAGTGGCGGGGGGGTTAAGTGGTGGCTTGGTTAATGGACTAACGAGTGGCTTCACCAACACCGTACATCACCCGGGCGCGGGAGGGGGATTAAATATGCAGACATGCCAATCGGCAGGATGCTCGTCATACAAAAACATTACACATAACGATTCAGGAGATTGTCTAAACGGGTTCATctgcaaaaaatgtaaaagaacACACGCGAAGAATCCAAGCATCTGCTTCTACTCCTCCCTCCAGGGGTACGAAAATCTCTACGAAGCACATCTAGAGGATTTCACACAAGCAACACCATATGACAATTTCAATATCCCGCTGGATAACTCAAGCGGAGTtcagaaaaacagaaaggaagaatcaaCACACAGTGATAAGGAGACCACCTCTAGTGGAAAATCAGGGAGTAACGAAAGGGATAGTTACTTAGAAGGagaagatgatgatggagaaaaagggaaattgcAAAGTCTCGACAAGAGCGACAAAACAGGAAGAAACCGTTacatgaaggaggaagatgacaacgatgaagaggaaagtgATGTGGAGGAAGATGATCAAacggatgaagaagatgaagatgatgagaAAGGCAAGCGTGgtggaagtaaaggaggcaACTTCTCtcaggagaagaaaaaaggaacaagtaATTTCCATGCAGATTCTGAAGTGGaatcatttttgcaaaaatcaCCTGACcatgttcataaaaaagtgaaattaCACAATTTAgcggaaaaaggaaggagggaaaagagtAGTAAATCCAGaccgaaaaaaatgcaggacGATTTCTCCAGTTTGTTAGAAACGCACATGCACCTTCGCAACAAGGAGGTGAAACATAACAGTGGAATGTTCGAATTTGCGAGCAGTTCCGCTTCTCTTGAGAGGGCCTCCCCTAACgcctattccttcccctacGATTATTATTCCTTCGCTCAGTCCAAAAAcagcaaggaaaaaatcgtCTATAAGCGCCTCAAAATAAACCTGAACAAACATGAAAAGTATTTTAAGAGCAAATTGAACAAATGTTACGTGGGAGAAGATGGAATAGCCACTCTTTACGTGAAGGTTCTGCTACAAATTGTCAAGGACAAAAACGATATTTATGTAGACGTGAGCAGGAGGAGTGCATCGTCTAATATAGCCCCAGCGTCAGGTGGTCAAAGGGGGAATGGAGGAAATAAGACAAAGGGGGTAAGCCAGTCGGGAGAAGAGGACGACAACGATGACGAAGAGGATTCAGAGGAAAGTGAATCGGATGAGTACATGCGCATGTCCAGAGGAGCCAAGTCGGGGGGAGGGTACAATTACTCCTCAGATACCGAAACGGACGGCACGGTAAATAAGTACGCCTATGTGGAAGTACACAATGTACAGATGAACGGGGGAGAAGACGAACAGATGAACAAACGAAcaaaggaacaaatgaacagagGAACAGACCAACAGACAAACGAACCGCAGTCCTTCTACCAAGTGAACGAGGACATGGACGGAGATTCCATGGGCAACTATTACAAATCCAGGAGTGGCTTCTTCAAGTCCATTTTCAATAgggtttttaaaaaaaaaggagactcAGATGATGATACGGGAGGGGAAGACGAGGAAACAGATGAAGAATCccatgggaagaaaaaaaggaggtggAAGTTCCCATGGAAAAGACgaagtgggaaaaataaacaactACAAGGTGGAGACGAAGAGGACGATGAGAGTGAGGATGAGTCACGAAGCAGTCGACGTTCAAGTGGAAGAAAGCGGAGATTTTTCGGTCGGTCCAATCGAGAGGAAGACAACAACGATGACAATCAggaggatgatgaagaagaagatgaagaatctactggaagaaaaggcaaaggCAACGACAAAGGAAAAGACAATAAACAGGGAAAAGGTGGCAAAGGGGGAATATACAACAGGAATTCATCAAAAGTAGCTACTCTCTTTACAAAaatcaaaaggaaaataataccCATAAAACAAAAGCTACATATAGAAGCGTTTTTTAATAGTATTATTGTTAAGTCCTGCAGAAATGCTCTGAAGTGGGAGGGCAATATGTTTCGGAAGCAATCGCTTGTTGAAATGACCGTTAAGGTGCCCGTTAAAATGAAGTATATACAAAAGGAAcctctacatttttttcgatcTGGTTACGAAGTTATTTTAACCTGCCGTAACTGTGAAGAGGTTCTGTTCAATTCGTGTGTGCAG GTCTACTGCACAAAGACGCCGAGCAAAGCGGAACAGGTGGTGGAGCATCACAACGGTCACGCAACGGGAGGTGCAGTGGGCAATGCATCTTCTGTTGGAACGGGGGTAGTCGCAACGGGGGCACTCGCGGCGGGAGCACTCGCAGCAGGAGCACTGGCAACGGGAACAGTTGCTAAGGGGACCACCTCTGAATCATCACATCTTTATTCATCAAGCCCGTCGGATTTCTCTCCAATTTTCATGTTCGATTACAACGGTCAGCACTTCCCGGGAAATGTAAACACACAGACAGATGATTACAGCGGTGaagtacatgtgtacattagCTACACAGTTATTCTGGCAACAGTGATGCTTGTCCTACTTGTATAG